ACGAAATTACCTTCACCTAATACCTTGTGTAGTGTGCGGTAGGTAAACATGTCATTTTGAGATACCAGATAATCGATGGCTTTTCCCAGTCCATCCAGACCATCTTCAATAGCGACATTGTGTTGATAGTATTTTTCTGTGCTGATATAGTCTGTAATTTTATTGGGATCATGTCCCATCAGGATATCGTTCACAAAGTTGCTCACCAGTTCCTTGTTCTCTGCTGTTTTTTCTTTATCTGTGATCTCGGTTGGACCGTCAAACTGTGAACGACCGCTTGCAGTCTCTTCTACAATCGGAGAGATATTATCCCAATGCTCCGCTACTTTGCCTTCTTCTACACGATATACATCAAATGTGACAATTTCCTTTGCTCCAAATGCTTCTGCATTGTTATAAGTATTGTGCATCACCACCAAATTGCCATCCTGTAAGATACGATGTGTTGTGGCAGTAGTACCTGCTTGCTGTAAGGCAGGAAGAAAATCGATAACAGTCTGTCGTCCTGTTGGTACATAAGGATTGTGCTGAATGTAATTTTCGGCAAAGTAAGTCTCAACGCCTTCAGTACTATAATCTTTAAAGAACGCATCTTGTGCCTTCAGTG
The Limibacter armeniacum DNA segment above includes these coding regions:
- a CDS encoding nuclear transport factor 2 family protein: MNHKLFLASAIASSLFLGSCNSSDDNNIDSENMEKDNPKVIALKAQDAFFKDYSTEGVETYFAENYIQHNPYVPTGRQTVIDFLPALQQAGTTATTHRILQDGNLVVMHNTYNNAEAFGAKEIVTFDVYRVEEGKVAEHWDNISPIVEETASGRSQFDGPTEITDKEKTAENKELVSNFVNDILMGHDPNKITDYISTEKYYQHNVAIEDGLDGLGKAIDYLVSQNDMFTYRTLHKVLGEGNFVFSMSEGDWHGKPHAFFDLFRIENGKIVEHWDVISEIPAEMAHENGKF